A portion of the Streptomyces sp. NBC_00376 genome contains these proteins:
- the smpB gene encoding SsrA-binding protein SmpB → MAKEKDTGRKLIAQNKKARHDYHILDTYECGLVLMGTEVKSLRLGRASLVDGFVQIDRGEAWLHNIHVPEYVQGTWTNHSAKRKRKLLMHRAEIDKLESKSGETGHTIVPLALYFKDGRVKVEIALAKGKKEFDKRQTLREKQDTRETNRAIAAARRRQRSA, encoded by the coding sequence ATGGCTAAGGAAAAGGACACAGGGCGCAAGCTCATCGCGCAGAACAAGAAGGCGCGGCACGACTACCACATCCTCGACACCTACGAGTGCGGCCTCGTGCTCATGGGCACCGAGGTCAAGTCACTGCGGCTGGGCCGGGCCTCCCTGGTGGACGGCTTCGTCCAGATCGACCGCGGCGAGGCATGGCTGCACAACATCCACGTGCCCGAGTACGTGCAGGGGACCTGGACCAACCACTCGGCCAAGCGGAAGCGCAAGCTGCTGATGCACCGGGCCGAGATCGACAAGCTGGAGTCGAAGTCGGGCGAGACGGGCCACACGATCGTGCCGCTCGCGCTGTACTTCAAGGACGGCCGGGTCAAGGTCGAGATCGCGCTCGCCAAGGGCAAGAAGGAGTTCGACAAGCGCCAGACCCTCCGCGAGAAGCAGGACACGAGGGAGACCAACCGCGCGATCGCGGCGGCGCGCAGGCGCCAGCGGAGCGCGTAG
- a CDS encoding MFS transporter, which produces MPYERTPATDPLLTVSGDLLVIAQRTTPARRASTNPYRRLLATPGARAFTVGNLIARLPMGMFSVSAVIMIAGSRGSYALAGAVTATGLAATAVVAPWTARLVDRYGQARVAVPATAIAALGSLALLLCVHYDAPAWTLFASYAATATTPNTGGMSRARWAHLHRGDPTALHTANSFEQAADELCFMLGPALAALLCAALFPEAGTLVGAILLMTGVLIFAAQRATEPPVAPRTHAGSPLRTRGMPALLAAFLATGAVFGAMEVVTIAHAGGAILALQAAGSCVAGLLYGSLRPAADIRRRLLVCLAGMTALMSLPLLATASTGSLLALAGALLLAGAATAPTMVTGMTLVQRLTPESQLNEGMTLAVTALLGGIAAGSATGGWMVEHTGRVTGYVVPVCAAGLALAVTAAGVRAPRGR; this is translated from the coding sequence ATGCCGTACGAGAGAACCCCCGCCACCGACCCCCTGCTCACCGTCTCCGGTGACCTGCTGGTCATCGCCCAGCGCACCACCCCCGCCCGGCGGGCCTCCACCAACCCGTACCGCAGGCTGCTCGCCACCCCGGGCGCCCGCGCCTTCACCGTGGGCAATCTGATCGCCAGGCTGCCCATGGGGATGTTCAGCGTCAGCGCGGTCATCATGATCGCCGGGTCGCGCGGCTCGTACGCCCTGGCCGGGGCCGTCACCGCGACCGGCCTCGCCGCCACGGCGGTGGTCGCCCCCTGGACGGCCCGGCTCGTCGACCGGTACGGGCAGGCCAGGGTCGCGGTGCCCGCCACCGCGATCGCCGCGCTCGGCTCGCTCGCCCTGCTGCTCTGCGTCCACTACGACGCTCCGGCCTGGACCCTCTTCGCCTCCTACGCCGCGACCGCCACCACCCCCAACACCGGCGGGATGTCCCGGGCCCGCTGGGCCCATCTGCACCGGGGCGACCCGACCGCCCTGCACACCGCGAACTCCTTCGAACAGGCCGCCGACGAACTCTGCTTCATGCTCGGCCCGGCCCTCGCCGCACTGCTGTGCGCGGCGCTCTTCCCGGAGGCCGGAACGCTCGTCGGAGCGATCCTGCTGATGACCGGCGTCCTGATCTTCGCCGCCCAGCGCGCCACCGAACCACCGGTGGCGCCCCGCACCCACGCGGGCTCCCCGCTCCGCACCCGGGGCATGCCCGCGCTGCTCGCCGCCTTCCTCGCCACCGGCGCGGTCTTCGGCGCGATGGAGGTCGTCACGATCGCCCACGCCGGAGGCGCGATCCTGGCGCTCCAGGCGGCCGGCTCGTGCGTGGCGGGCCTGCTGTACGGCTCACTGCGCCCGGCCGCCGACATCCGGCGCCGACTGCTGGTCTGCCTGGCCGGAATGACGGCCCTGATGTCCCTGCCGCTGCTCGCCACCGCCTCGACCGGCTCGCTGCTCGCCCTCGCCGGCGCGCTGCTGCTGGCCGGCGCGGCGACGGCACCGACCATGGTCACCGGGATGACCCTGGTGCAACGCCTCACGCCGGAGAGCCAGTTGAACGAGGGCATGACGCTGGCGGTGACCGCACTGCTGGGCGGAATCGCCGCGGGTTCGGCGACCGGCGGCTGGATGGTCGAGCACACGGGCCGGGTGACGGGCTACGTCGTACCGGTCTGCGCGGCGGGCCTGGCACTGGCCGTCACGGCGGCCGGGGTCCGGGCACCCCGGGGCCGATGA
- a CDS encoding LysR family transcriptional regulator codes for MASSADDTSTRTRTAHAHTDPRLLRAFVVVAEELHFTRAAARLYIAQQALSRDIRRLERELGAELFVRTTRQVALTADGERLLPYARRVLDAHADLAAAFADPAARPLFVDLNTDGMAAARVLARARELAPECELMARFESGLTWAADEILAGRLDVSFGRAAGLDPSVRARLGTQPVRYEPMAVLLPDDHPLAARETVALDDLAGETVYAGAGNPRTKEWTDFARLLFAERGIELAPPAPLAIGVAEFQRVMAKSRHPVLAVVDFPPVPGTVVRPLVRPVPLSPLLLVWRKGLRHPGLDALREAAARLGSEEGWLVRPADTWLPGPDEALMLESG; via the coding sequence GTGGCCTCCTCCGCCGACGATACGAGCACCCGGACACGTACCGCCCATGCCCACACCGACCCCCGGCTGCTCCGGGCCTTCGTCGTGGTGGCCGAGGAGCTGCACTTCACCCGCGCCGCCGCCCGGCTCTACATCGCCCAGCAGGCACTGAGCCGCGACATCCGTCGGCTGGAGCGCGAACTGGGCGCGGAACTGTTCGTACGGACCACCCGGCAGGTCGCCCTCACCGCCGACGGCGAGCGGCTGCTCCCGTACGCGCGGCGGGTGCTGGACGCGCACGCCGATCTCGCCGCCGCCTTCGCCGACCCGGCGGCCCGGCCGCTCTTCGTCGACCTCAACACCGACGGCATGGCGGCCGCCCGGGTACTCGCCCGCGCCCGCGAGCTGGCTCCGGAGTGCGAGCTCATGGCCCGGTTCGAGAGCGGTCTGACCTGGGCTGCGGACGAGATCCTCGCCGGGCGGCTCGATGTCTCCTTCGGCCGCGCCGCCGGTCTCGACCCCTCGGTACGAGCCCGGCTGGGCACACAGCCGGTGCGGTACGAGCCGATGGCCGTGCTGCTCCCCGACGACCATCCGCTCGCCGCGCGCGAGACCGTCGCGCTCGACGACCTGGCCGGTGAGACCGTCTACGCGGGCGCCGGGAATCCGCGCACGAAGGAGTGGACGGACTTCGCCCGGCTGCTTTTCGCCGAGCGGGGCATCGAACTGGCGCCGCCCGCCCCGCTCGCCATAGGCGTGGCCGAGTTCCAGCGGGTCATGGCCAAGTCCCGGCACCCGGTGCTCGCCGTCGTCGACTTCCCCCCGGTGCCGGGCACCGTGGTGCGTCCGCTGGTCCGGCCGGTGCCGCTCTCGCCGCTCCTGCTGGTGTGGCGCAAGGGGCTGCGCCACCCCGGCCTCGACGCCCTGCGCGAGGCCGCGGCCCGGCTGGGCTCCGAGGAGGGCTGGCTGGTGCGCCCCGCCGACACCTGGCTTCCCGGGCCCGACGAGGCACTGATGCTGGAGTCCGGTTGA